One window from the genome of Candidatus Chlorohelix allophototropha encodes:
- a CDS encoding radical SAM protein, with amino-acid sequence MDLRPFTPLQMVLTVCGKCFSEDPGRKIEYERDVLQGNLILMDGKVYLRRHCRRGHGEVISLYEEDYGLWEYLQQWRVPTKYHISDTVGNNLPIPMGYLNGLGELQTQHSCIFLLDITENCNLKCPTCFADSGPSINRFVRLDHIMRSLDAVIEREGGRIDVLMLSGGEPTVHPDIIEIIKEATRRNVTRVLLNTNGIRIAREDKLLSALAKLRNRVEVYLQFDGFSLESHLYHRGEDLREVKKEAVRRLAEARIFTTLVMAVAQGVNDHEVGQVAEFAFQTDYIGGVSFQPIFGSGRANTIDPMKRVTTTGVLRLLEQQTGGSLVPQDFIALPCSHPDCCTLTYFIKGDEGQLTSIPSLLGHDRLKANLSLVSNRVAYPDANPAIQAALTGMMSETTTITRPELVDYVLNICENCELGLSSFVKSVTNLLLKREDPVETIAKRMKRITIKSFMDGWTMNVERLQQCCVHVGTTEGDSNPIRIPFCARQLFQEARDKTLTGRVRADELIQVKRNKEVRI; translated from the coding sequence ATGGATTTACGACCTTTTACGCCACTACAAATGGTACTCACGGTATGTGGTAAATGCTTCTCTGAGGATCCGGGTCGCAAGATAGAATATGAAAGGGATGTGCTACAAGGTAATCTCATCTTGATGGATGGTAAAGTCTATCTGCGCCGTCATTGCCGCCGTGGTCATGGTGAGGTAATCAGTTTGTATGAGGAAGATTACGGACTCTGGGAATATTTGCAGCAGTGGCGGGTACCGACAAAATACCATATCTCCGATACTGTGGGTAATAACCTGCCTATACCGATGGGTTACTTGAATGGTCTAGGTGAGTTGCAGACTCAGCATAGTTGTATTTTTTTGCTAGATATAACTGAGAACTGTAACCTGAAATGCCCAACCTGTTTTGCCGACAGTGGTCCTTCAATAAACCGTTTTGTACGGCTCGACCATATTATGCGTTCTCTTGACGCTGTGATAGAGCGCGAGGGGGGCAGAATCGATGTGCTGATGCTGAGTGGCGGTGAGCCCACTGTCCATCCTGATATCATCGAGATTATCAAGGAAGCCACTCGCCGTAATGTGACCAGAGTTTTGCTTAACACTAACGGGATACGAATTGCCCGTGAGGATAAATTGCTTTCTGCCTTGGCAAAACTGCGAAACCGGGTGGAAGTGTATCTGCAATTTGATGGGTTTTCGCTAGAATCCCATCTGTACCACCGGGGTGAGGATCTGCGGGAAGTCAAGAAGGAAGCGGTTCGACGTTTGGCGGAAGCCCGTATTTTCACAACTTTAGTAATGGCGGTTGCACAGGGAGTAAACGATCATGAGGTTGGTCAAGTAGCAGAATTCGCTTTCCAGACCGATTATATCGGCGGGGTTTCCTTCCAACCGATATTTGGGTCTGGTCGTGCCAATACTATAGACCCAATGAAAAGAGTTACTACTACTGGAGTATTGCGACTTCTGGAACAGCAAACTGGCGGAAGCTTGGTACCACAAGATTTTATTGCATTACCGTGTAGCCACCCTGATTGTTGTACCCTCACCTATTTTATTAAGGGAGATGAAGGTCAGCTAACTTCGATACCGAGCCTGTTGGGACACGATAGGCTAAAAGCTAACCTGAGTCTGGTTTCAAATCGGGTTGCTTATCCCGATGCCAATCCGGCTATTCAGGCTGCCCTCACGGGAATGATGAGCGAAACCACCACTATAACCCGCCCGGAATTAGTAGATTATGTGCTGAATATCTGCGAAAATTGCGAATTGGGTCTGAGCAGTTTTGTAAAAAGTGTGACTAACCTATTGCTCAAACGCGAAGACCCGGTTGAAACAATCGCTAAAAGGATGAAACGAATTACTATTAAATCTTTTATGGATGGTTGGACTATGAATGTTGAAAGGTTGCAGCAATGCTGTGTGCATGTGGGAACTACGGAGGGCGACTCTAACCCTATCCGTATCCCTTTTTGCGCCCGGCAGCTTTTCCAAGAAGCGCGAGACAAAACTCTAACCGGAAGAGTTAGGGCTGATGAACTAATTCAGGTAAAACGTAACAAGGAGGTAAGAATATGA
- a CDS encoding prolipoprotein diacylglyceryl transferase produces the protein MFPVLWQSDGLVLYTHDFFTVLGLVVGLGVYYYELRRRAMLSYKIFWISLIAILGGGLGCRLITAWEHLSYYTNQGGVPFTWLVAHSGKSIIGGIAGGYLAIKISKKAFNYRISTGDCYAPAIPLAMAIGRIGCFLAELPLGKPTELPWGIAATADSASHFVSCPYCLQNMHPSMIYEIIFHLIAFVVILRFRHLVIVQGDTLKLYLLAAALFRFLVEFVRANPEQFWGLTGPQIVLIPLTGLLLWYFIRQLRKGVYRMPPAPPYELTIEEKVG, from the coding sequence ATGTTCCCGGTGTTATGGCAGAGCGATGGTCTGGTACTTTATACGCACGATTTTTTTACAGTATTGGGTTTGGTAGTAGGTCTGGGAGTTTACTACTATGAACTCCGCCGTAGAGCGATGCTTTCCTACAAAATCTTTTGGATTTCGCTTATAGCGATATTGGGTGGTGGGCTTGGTTGTCGACTTATTACAGCCTGGGAACATCTTTCTTACTATACTAATCAGGGAGGCGTGCCATTTACATGGCTGGTAGCACATAGCGGGAAAAGCATTATAGGCGGGATTGCAGGAGGCTATCTGGCTATCAAGATAAGCAAAAAGGCGTTTAACTACAGGATTTCTACCGGGGATTGTTACGCCCCCGCTATCCCTTTGGCAATGGCAATCGGTCGAATAGGCTGTTTTCTAGCAGAATTACCGCTTGGAAAACCTACCGAGCTTCCATGGGGTATTGCTGCTACCGCTGATTCAGCCTCGCATTTTGTCAGTTGTCCCTACTGCCTACAGAATATGCATCCTAGTATGATCTATGAAATTATCTTTCACCTCATAGCTTTTGTCGTGATTTTAAGATTCCGACACCTCGTCATAGTACAGGGTGACACCTTAAAACTTTATCTGCTGGCGGCAGCGCTTTTTCGCTTCCTAGTTGAATTTGTACGTGCCAATCCTGAGCAGTTCTGGGGACTTACCGGACCGCAGATTGTATTAATTCCGCTTACCGGACTACTACTTTGGTATTTTATCAGGCAATTGAGAAAAGGGGTTTACCGGATGCCCCCTGCCCCGCCTTATGAACTTACTATTGAAGAAAAGGTTGGTTGA